The following coding sequences are from one Lolium rigidum isolate FL_2022 chromosome 6, APGP_CSIRO_Lrig_0.1, whole genome shotgun sequence window:
- the LOC124665223 gene encoding probable WRKY transcription factor 2 isoform X3 translates to MGGGCSTVKQFWSTLSSGSTCPSQSVEAAAWKLDVLAITTSTIGMVAAESRAIREPRVVQKTTKVGIFLILIVGASKVRRMLKEIQIQVGKHVERASYDVNSVIMTKREGHNHEVRAARNSGHVSDGSGSALRGQLESFNFLFRNGRLRSAFPPANAAWPANRLMIWYITS, encoded by the exons ATGGGCGGTGGCTGCAGCACGGTGAAACAATTCTG GTCCACTCTCTCGAGTGGCTCGACGTGTCCTTCGCAATCAGTGGAAGCTGCTGCATG GAAGTTAGATGTGTTAGCTATCACCACCAGTACAATTGGCATGGTGGCTGCAGAATCAAGGGCCATAAGGGAGCCTCGTGTTGTTCAGAAGACAACCAAGGTTGGCATCTTTTTAATTCTTATCGTTGGTGCAAGTAAGGTCAGAAGGATGCTAAAGGAAATCCAAATCCAAG TAGGCAAGCATGTGGAAAGGGCGTCATATGATGTGAACTCTGTTATCATGACAAAGAGGGAAGGGCACAACCATGAAGTTCGAGCAGCCAGAAATAGCGGGCATGTGAGCGATGGTTCTGGGAGTGCTCTCAGAGGCCAACTGGAGTCATTCAACTTCCTCTTCAGGAATGGCAGACTACGATCTGCCTTCCCACCTGCAAATGCAGCATGGCCAGCTAACCGATTGATGATTTGGTATATTACGAGTTAG
- the LOC124665223 gene encoding probable WRKY transcription factor 34 isoform X2, whose translation MSWWDMFFYWMPTVTTGCKKNFAVRGLYHELLNVTFAMGGGCSTVKQFWSTLSSGSTCPSQSVEAAAWKLDVLAITTSTIGMVAAESRAIREPRVVQKTTKVGIFLILIVGASKVRRMLKEIQIQGKHVERASYDVNSVIMTKREGHNHEVRAARNSGHVSDGSGSALRGQLESFNFLFRNGRLRSAFPPANAAWPANRLMIWYITS comes from the exons ATGTCTTGGTGGGATATGTTTTTCTATTGGATGCCTACAGTAACTACAGGATGCAAGAAGAACTTTGCAG TCCGGGGACTCTATCACGAGTTGCTCAATGTAACCTTCGCAATGGGCGGTGGCTGCAGCACGGTGAAACAATTCTG GTCCACTCTCTCGAGTGGCTCGACGTGTCCTTCGCAATCAGTGGAAGCTGCTGCATG GAAGTTAGATGTGTTAGCTATCACCACCAGTACAATTGGCATGGTGGCTGCAGAATCAAGGGCCATAAGGGAGCCTCGTGTTGTTCAGAAGACAACCAAGGTTGGCATCTTTTTAATTCTTATCGTTGGTGCAAGTAAGGTCAGAAGGATGCTAAAGGAAATCCAAATCCAAG GCAAGCATGTGGAAAGGGCGTCATATGATGTGAACTCTGTTATCATGACAAAGAGGGAAGGGCACAACCATGAAGTTCGAGCAGCCAGAAATAGCGGGCATGTGAGCGATGGTTCTGGGAGTGCTCTCAGAGGCCAACTGGAGTCATTCAACTTCCTCTTCAGGAATGGCAGACTACGATCTGCCTTCCCACCTGCAAATGCAGCATGGCCAGCTAACCGATTGATGATTTGGTATATTACGAGTTAG
- the LOC124665223 gene encoding probable WRKY transcription factor 34 isoform X1, with translation MSWWDMFFYWMPTVTTGCKKNFAVRGLYHELLNVTFAMGGGCSTVKQFWSTLSSGSTCPSQSVEAAAWKLDVLAITTSTIGMVAAESRAIREPRVVQKTTKVGIFLILIVGASKVRRMLKEIQIQVGKHVERASYDVNSVIMTKREGHNHEVRAARNSGHVSDGSGSALRGQLESFNFLFRNGRLRSAFPPANAAWPANRLMIWYITS, from the exons ATGTCTTGGTGGGATATGTTTTTCTATTGGATGCCTACAGTAACTACAGGATGCAAGAAGAACTTTGCAG TCCGGGGACTCTATCACGAGTTGCTCAATGTAACCTTCGCAATGGGCGGTGGCTGCAGCACGGTGAAACAATTCTG GTCCACTCTCTCGAGTGGCTCGACGTGTCCTTCGCAATCAGTGGAAGCTGCTGCATG GAAGTTAGATGTGTTAGCTATCACCACCAGTACAATTGGCATGGTGGCTGCAGAATCAAGGGCCATAAGGGAGCCTCGTGTTGTTCAGAAGACAACCAAGGTTGGCATCTTTTTAATTCTTATCGTTGGTGCAAGTAAGGTCAGAAGGATGCTAAAGGAAATCCAAATCCAAG TAGGCAAGCATGTGGAAAGGGCGTCATATGATGTGAACTCTGTTATCATGACAAAGAGGGAAGGGCACAACCATGAAGTTCGAGCAGCCAGAAATAGCGGGCATGTGAGCGATGGTTCTGGGAGTGCTCTCAGAGGCCAACTGGAGTCATTCAACTTCCTCTTCAGGAATGGCAGACTACGATCTGCCTTCCCACCTGCAAATGCAGCATGGCCAGCTAACCGATTGATGATTTGGTATATTACGAGTTAG